A stretch of Chaetodon auriga isolate fChaAug3 chromosome 21, fChaAug3.hap1, whole genome shotgun sequence DNA encodes these proteins:
- the LOC143314534 gene encoding myosin-6-like, which yields MSSDSIMAEFGSAATFLRKSDKERLEAQTRPFDIKRQCFVPDPEVEYVKAKVTSRDGDKVTVETEDGKTVTHKEADIHPQNPPKFDKIEDMAMFTFLHEPAVLFNLKERYAAWMIYTYSGLFCVTVNPYKWLPVYDQSVVKAYRGKKRSEAPPHIYSISDNAYQYMLSDRENQSILITGESGAGKTVNTKRVIQYFASIAAVSGKKDVAQEKKGTLEDQIIQANPALEAFGNAKTIRNDNSSRFGKFIRIHFGVSGKLSSADIETYLLEKSRVTYQLKAERDYHIFYQILSQQKPELLEMLLITSNPYDYAFISQGEITVTSINDSEELMATDEAFDVLGFTQEEKNSIYKLTGAIMHYGNMKFKQKQREEQAEPDGTEDVDKVAYLMGLNSADLIKGLCHPRVKVGNEWVTKGQNVQQVYYSIGALSKSVYEKMFLWMVVRINQSLDTKQPRQYFIGVLDIAGFEIFDFNTFEQLCINYTNEKLQQFFNHHMFVLEQEEYKKEGIVWEFIDFGMDLAACIELIEKPMGIMSILEEECMFPKASDATFKAKLYDNHLGKSPNFQKPRVVKGKAEAHFSLVHYAGIVDYNITNWLVKNKDPLNETVVGLFQKSTLKVLANLFIGYAGADSAQDAGGKGGKGGKKKGSSFQTVSALHRENLNKLMTNLRSTHPHFVRCIIPNETKTPGAMENPLVMHQLRCNGVLEGIRICRKGFPNRIQYGDFKQRYRILNPSAIPEGQFIDNKKAAEKLLGSLDIDHEQYKLGHTKVFFKAGLLGVLEEMRDDRLALIITGIQARSRGLLARIEFQKIVERRDALLVIQWNVRAFMGVKNWPWMKMYFKIKPLLKSAETEKEMANMKEEFTKLKEAYAKSEARKKELEEKMVTLLQEKNDLQLQVQSEQDNLTDAEERCEGLIKSKIQLEAKAKELTERLEDEEEMNAELTAKKRKLEDECSELKKDIDDLELTLAKVEKEKHATENKVKNLTEEMAALDEIIAKLTKEKKALQEAHQQTLDDLQSEEDKVNTLTKAKAKLEQQVDDLEGSLEQEKKVRMDLERAKRKLEGDLKLTQENVMDLENDKQQLEEKLKKKDFEISQLLGRIEDEQAMGAQLQKKLKELQARIEELEEELEAERAARAKVEKQRADLARELEEISERLEEAGGATAAQIEMNKKREAEFQKMRRDLEEATLQHEATAATLRKKNADSVADLGEQIDNLQRVKQKLEKEKSELRLELDDVVSNMEQIVKSKANLEKLSRSLEDQMNEYRIKSEEGQRSINDFTMQKAKLQTENGELGRQLEEKDSLVSQLSRGKQSYTQQIEDLKRQLEEESKAKNALAHAVQSARHDCDLLREQFEEEQEAKAELQRSMSKANSEVAQWRTKYETDAIQRTEELEEAKKKLAQRLQDAEESVEAANAKCSSLEKTKHRLQGEIEDLMVDVERSNAAAAALDKKQRNFDKVLAEWKQKFEESQTELESSQKEARSLSTELFKLKNSYEESLDHLETMKRENKNLQEEISDLTEQLGEGGKSIHELEKIRKQLEQEKAEIQSALEEAEGSLEHEEGKILRVQLEFNQVKADIERKLAEKDEEMEQAKRNHQRVVDTLQSSLEAETRSRNEALRVKKKMEGDLNAMEIQLSQANRQAAEAQKQLKGVHAHLKDSQLQLDDTLRANDDLKENIAIVERRNNLLQAELDELRSMVEQTERGRKLAEQELLDVSERVQLLHSQNTSLLNQKKKLESDTAQLQNEVEEAVQECRNAEEKAKKAISDAAMMAEELKKEQDTSAHLERMKKNMEQTIKDLQHRLDEAEQIAMKGGKKQIQKLEARVRELEAEVESEQRKGSDSIKGVRKYERRVKELTYQTEEDRKNLARLQDLVDKLQLKVKSYKRAAEEAEEQANSNLTKLRKLQHELDEAEERADIAESQVNKMRAKSRDSGSKVRTQLCVWFFTWGMMLFGACAPKYLNNHWIKHNEILCITYGPKRMNPTDFGDPLSLLFAPSSGQN from the exons ATGAGCAGCGACTCCATCATGGCGGAGTTCGGGTCTGCTGCCACCTTCCTGAGAAAGTCAGACAAGGAGCGCCTTGAGGCCCAGACTCGCCCCTTTGACATAAAGAGGCAGTGTTTTGTGCCCGACCCTGAGGTGGAGTACGTTAAAGCCAAAGTCACCAGCAGAGATGGCGACAAAGTCACCGTTGAAACTGAGGATGGAAAA ACTGTAACCCATAAGGAGGCTGATATTCACCCTCAGAACCCGCCAAAGTTTGATAAAATTGAGGACATGGCGATGTTCACCTTCCTCCATGaacctgctgtgctgtttaACCTCAAAGAGCGTTATGCAGCATGGATGATCTAC ACCTACTCTGGGCTGTTCTGTGTGACTGTCAACCCCTACAAGTGGCTGCCAGTGTACGATCAGTCGGTGGTCAAGGCCTatagaggaaagaagaggagtgaAGCTCCTCCTCACATCTACTCCATTTCTGACAATGCCTACCAGTACATGCTGTCAG ACAGGGAAAACCAGTCTATTCTTATCAC cgGAGAATCTGGTGCGGGAAAGACTGTGAACACTAAGAGAGTCATCCAGTACTTTGCCAGCATCGCAGCTGTTTCTGGCAAGAAGGATGTTGCTCAGGAGAAAAAG GGCACCCTGGAGGATCAAATCATCCAGGCCAATCCTGCCCTGGAGGCCTTTGGAAATGCCAAGACCATCAGAAATGACAACTCTTCCAGATTT GGTAAATTCATTCGAATCCATTTTGGAGTGAGTGGGAAACTGTCTTCAGCTGATATTGAAACAT ATCTGCTGGAGAAATCCCGTGTCACCTATCAGCTCAAGGCTGAGAGAGACTACCACATCTTCTACCAGATTCTGTCCCAACAGAAACCAGAACTGCTGG AAATGCTGCTAATCACCAGCAACCCCTATGACTATGCCTTCATCTCCCAAGGAGAGATCACTGTCACGTCAATTAATGATTCTGAGGAGTTAATGGCAACTGAT gAAGCTTTTGATGTCCTGGGCTTCACCCAAGAGGAGAAGAACAGTATTTACAAGCTGACTGGTGCCATTATGCATTATGGAAACATGAAGttcaaacagaagcagagagaagagcaagCAGAGCCTGATGGCACAGAGG ATGTGGACAAGGTTGCATATCTGATGGGCTTGAACTCTGCTGACCTCATCAAGGGCCTGTGTCACCCAAGAGTCAAAGTAGGCAACGAATGGGTCACCAAAGGTCAGAATGTGCAGCAA GTGTATTACTCGATTGGTGCACTGTCCAAGTCAGTGTACGAGAAAATGTTCTTGTGGATGGTGGTGAGAATCAACCAGTCTCTGGATACCAAGCAACCTCGCCAGTACTTCATCGGTGTGCTGGACATTGCTGGTTTTGAGATCTTTGAT TTCAACACCTTTGAGCAACTGTGCATCAACTATACTaatgagaagctgcagcagttcttCAACCACCACATGTTTGTGCTGGAACAAGAAGAGTACAAGAAAGAGGGCATCGTGTGGGAGTTCATTGACTTTGGCATGGACTTGGCAGCCTGCATTGAACTCATTGAGAAG CCCATGGGCATCATGTCCATCCTTGAAGAGGAGTGCATGTTCCCCAAAGCCAGCGATGCAACATTTAAGGCGAAATTATATGACAACCATCTGGGTAAAAGTCCCAACTTCCAGAAGCCCAGGGTTGTTAAGGGGAAAGCAGAGGCTCATTTCTCCCTGGTTCACTATGCTGGTATTGTTGATTACAACATCACCAACTGGCTTGTGAAGAACAAGGATCCACTGAATGAGACTGTGGTGGGACTGTTTCAGAAGTCCACTCTCAAAGTGTTGGCAAATCTTTTCATTGGCTACGCTGGAGCAGACTCAG CCCAAGATGCAGGAGGCAAGGGAGGcaagggaggaaagaagaaaggtTCTTCCTTCCAGACTGTGTCTGCGCTGCACAGG GAGAATTTGAACAAACTGATGACCAACCTCAGGTCAACTCACCCCCACTTTGTACGCTGCATCATCCCCAATGAGACCAAGACTCCTGGGGCGATGGAGAATCCTCTGGTCATGCACCAGCTCCGCTGTAATGGTGTGCTGGAGGGCATCAGGATCTGCAGAAAAGGATTCCCCAACAGGATCCAGTATGGAGACTTCAAACAAAG ATATCGCATCCTGAATCCAAGCGCTATCCCTGAGGGACAGTTCATAGACAacaagaaagcagcagaaaaacttCTGGGTTCTTTGGACATTGACCATGAGCAGTATAAACTGGGACACACAAAG GTGTTCTTCAAAGCTGGTCTGCTGGGTGTTCTTGAGGAGATGCGAGATGATCGTCTCGCTCTCATCATCACTGGAATTCAAGCGAGATCCAGAGGACTACTTGCCAGGATTGAGTTCCAGAAAATTGTTGAGCGCAG GGATGCCTTACTGGTGATCCAGTGGAATGTCCGTGCCTTCATGGGTGTCAAGAATTGGCCCTGGATGAAGATGTACTTCAAGATAAAACCTCTGCTGAAATCAGCTGAGACTGAGAAGGAGATGGCAAACATGAAGGAGGAGTTCACAAAGCTGAAAGAGGCTTATGCTAAATCTGAGGCACGCAAGAAAGAACTGGAGGAAAAAATGGTCACCCTGCTCCAAGAGAAGAACGACCTACAGCTCCAAGTGCAATCT GAACAAGACAACCTTACAGATGCTGAAGAGCGCTGTGAGGGTCTGATCAAGAGTAAGATCCAGCTTGAGGCCAAAGCCAAAGAGCTGACAGAGAGGctggaagatgaagaggagatgaaTGCAGAGCTGACTGccaagaagaggaagctggaggacgAGTGTTCAGAACTGAAGAAGGACATCGATGATCTGGAGCTGACTCTGGCTAAAGTTGAAAAGGAGAAGCATGCCACAGAGAACAAg GTTAAAAACCTGACTGAAGAGATGGCAGCTCTGGATGAAATCATTGCTAAGCTGACCAAAGAGAAGAAAGCTCTTCAGGAGGCTCATCAGCAAACACTGGACGACCTGCAGAGTGAAGAAGACAAAGTCAACACTCTGACCAAGGCCAAAGCCAAGCTGGAGCAGCAAGTGGATGAT CTTGAAGGATCACTGGAGCAAGAGAAGAAAGTGAGAATGGATCTGGAAAGAGCCAAGAGGAAATTGGAAGGGGACTTAAAGTTAACCCAAGAGAATGTGATGGATCTGGAGAATGACAAGCAGCAGTTGGAGGAAAAACTTAAAAA GAAAGACTTTGAAATAAGCCAGCTGCTGGGTAGGATTGAGGATGAACAAGCCATGGGCGCTCAGCTCCAGAAGAAACTGAAGGAGTTACAG GCTCGcattgaggagctggaggaagaactGGAAGCAGAGCGAGCTGCCCGAGCCAaggtggagaagcagagggCTGACTTGgccagagagctggaggagatcagTGAGAGGttggaggaggctggaggagccACTGCTGCCCAGATCGAGATGAACAAGAAGAGGGAGGCTGAGTTTCAGAAGATGCGCAGAGACCTTGAAGAGGCCACTCTGCAGCATGAAGCCACTGCTGCTACACTGAGAAAGAAGAACGCAGACAGTGTGGCTGACCTGGGAGAGCAGATTGACAACTTGCAGAGAGTCAAGcagaagctggagaaagagaagagcgAGCTCAGGCTGGAGCTGGATGATGTGGTCTCCAACATGGAACAGATCGTCAAATCCAAA GCCAATCTGGAGAAATTGAGCCGCTCACTGGAGGATCAAATGAATGAGTACAGGATCAAATCAGAGGAAGGCCAGCGTTCCATCAATGACTTCACAATGCAAAAAGCAAAGCTTCAAACAGAAAATG gtGAGCTTGgcagacagctggaggagaaggacTCCTTGGTCTCTCAgctgagcagagggaagcagtcCTACACTCAGCAGATTGAAGACCTCAAGAGACAACTGGAAGAGGAGAGCAAG GCTAAGAATGCACTTGCCCATGCAGTGCAGTCTGCGCGCCATGACTGTGATTTGTTGAGGGAGCAgtttgaggaggagcaggaggccaaAGCTGAGCTCCAGCGCAGCATGTCCAAGGCCAACTCTGAGGTGGCTCAGTGGAGAACCAAGTATGAAACTGATGCCATTCAAAGGACGGAGGAGCTGGAAGAAGCAAA GAAGAAACTGGCCCAGCGTTTGCAGGATGCAGAAGAATCTGTTGAagctgctaatgctaaatgTTCCTCCCTGGAGAAAACCAAACACAGGCTTCAGGGTGAGATTGAAGATCTCATGGTGGATGTGGAGAGATcgaatgctgctgctgcagctctggacaagaaacaaagaaactttGACAAG GTCCTTGCTGAGTGGAAGCAGAAGTTTGAGGAGTCCCAGACTGAGCTGGAAAGTTCCCAGAAGGAGGCTCGTTCTCTCAGCACTGAGCTCTTCAAACTGAAGAACTCTTATGAAGAGTCTTTGGATCATCTGGAGACCATGAAACGAGAAAACAAGAATCTCCAAG aggaaatttCTGACCTGACTGAGCAACTTGGTGAGGGAGGAAAGAGCATCCATGAGCTGGAGAAGATCCGTaagcagctggagcaggagaaggctGAGATACAGTCTGCTCTGGAGGAAGCTGAG GGCTCTCTGGAGCATGAGGAGGGTAAGATCCTTCGAGTTCAGCTTGAATTCAACCAGGTGAAGGCTGACATTGAGCGTAAGCTGGCTGAGAAGGACGAGGAGATGGAGCAGGCCAAGCGAAACCATCAGAGAGTGGTGGACACTCTGCAGAGCTCCCTGGAGGCTGAGACTCGCAGCAGAAACGAGGCTCTCagggtgaagaagaagatggagggagatcTCAATGCGATGGAGATCCAGCTGAGCCAGGCcaacaggcaggcagcagaggctCAGAAACAGCTCAAAGGAGTTCATGCTCATCTGAAG GACTCACAGCTGCAACTGGATGATACTCTCCGTGCCAATGATGATCTGAAGGAGAACATTGCCATTGTGGAGAGACGTAACAACCTGCTGCAGGCTGAACTTGATGAACTGAGGTCAATGGTGGAGCAGACTGAGAGAGGTCGTAAACTGGCAGAGCAGGAACTGCTGGATGTCAGTGAGagagttcagctgctgcactcTCAG AACACCAGTCTGCTgaaccagaagaagaagcttgAAAGCGACACAGCTCAGCTTCAgaatgaggtggaggaggcggtgCAGGAGTGCAGAAATGCTGAGGAGAAGGCGAAGAAGGCTATTTCTGACGCTGCCATGAtggcagaggagctgaagaaggagcaggacaCCAGCGCTCACCTGGAGCGtatgaagaaaaacatggaaCAAACCATCAAAGACCTGCAGCACCGCCTGGATGAGGCTGAGCAAATAGCCATGAAAGGTGGCAAGAAGCAGATCCAGAAGCTGGAGGCCAGG GTGAGGGAACTGGAAGCTGAGGTGGAATCTGAGCAAAGGAAAGGCAGTGACTCTATTAAAGGAGTCCGTAAATATGAGAGACGGGTCAAGGAGCTTACCTATCAG ACTGAGGAGGACCGGAAGAATCTGGCCCGTCTGCAGGACCTGGtagacaaactgcagctgaaagtcAAATCTTACAAGAGGGCTGCAGAGGAGGCT GAGGAACAAGCTAACAGCAATCTGACCAAGCTTCGCAAGCTGCAACATGAACTGGATGAGGCGGAAGAGAGGGCTGACATCGCTGAGTCACAGGTCAACAAGATGAGAGCCAAGAGCCGTGACTCTGGATCCAAGGTCAGgacacagctctgtgtttggtttttcaCTTG GGGCATGATG CTCTTTGGAGCTTGTGCTCCCAAATATCTCAACAATCACTGGATCAAGCACAATGAAATTTTGTGCATCACTTATGGTcccaagaggatgaatcccactgactttggtgaccccctGTCTTTGCTCTTTGCACCATCATCTGGTCAAAATTGA
- the slc22a17 gene encoding solute carrier family 22 member 17: MMTSPDSPPLVSPSPCPAPPPSLPSSPVPSSPAPSSSSLPAPPSLPPTGEVMVLALGRKKQRVLIALSILPNLFLAFLLSSDPLITLSPPHHCHLPGPLPSPEVLNASLPWEKGERPWDSGGLSQCKQYVNGSQTTAEECEAGWDYNVTEGLRNNIVTEWDLVCGQYWLVPVEEVCFILGVLTGCLGLGYAADRLGRSKTLLTSLTLSVVFGVLVCVSPYPSIFIVMRFCLAAASAGVYLTLYITRLELCEPSLRLLGTMLAGLMTVAGELLLLAVALGCQSWRGLLGAGAAPLTLFLSYGIPGVFPESPRWLLLSERCADMNSFSERRNSNRDVRDDESFTELDSEPAPSSHPHLSFPELFHSRNIWKNMCVLGFTSFISHGISHCYSSFRGDVRGTAPSFYWTYLLSVCAGGGAWLLLWVTVDRCGRRGILLLSMTMTGLASLILLGLMEYLSETAITVFSVLGLFSSQATASLCILFTAEIMPTIIRGSGVGAVLALGCVGRLSSPLMDLRNHYGYFLHHVVYSSLALLAVLSILLLPESKRKPLPQTLADGEQYRRPPLGRRRRDNVPLLATPNPET, translated from the exons ATGATGACATCCCCGGACTCTCCCCCGCTGGTCTCCCCCTCCCCGTGCCCTGCTCCCCCTCCGTCCCTCCCCTCATCACCTGTGCCCTCCTCCCCggccccttcctcctcctccctccccgcCCCGCCCTCGCTGCCTCCCACTGGGGAGGTGATGGTGCTGGCTCTGGGCAGGAAGAAGCAGAGGGTGCTGATCGCTCTCTCCATCCTGCCCAACCTCTTCCTTGCCTTCCTGCTCTCGTCCGACCCCCTCATCACCCTCTCCCCGCCCCACCACTGCCACCTGCCGGGACCCTTGCCGTCGCCCGAGGTGCTGAACGCTTCCCTGCCCTGGGAGAAGGGGGAGAGGCCCTGGGACAGCGGGGGCCTGTCCCAGTGTAAGCAGTACGTCAACGGCAGCCAGACAACTGCGGAGGAGTGCGAGGCCGGCTGGGACTACAACGTGACGGAAGGGCTGAGGAACAACATCGTTACAGAG TGGGATCTGGTGTGTGGTCAGTACTGGCTGGTCCCAGTGGAGGAGGTGTGTTTCATCCTGGGCGTCCTGACTGGCTGTCTGGGCCTGGGCTATGCTGCTGACAG GCTGGGCAGATCCAAGACTCTGCTGACCTCCCTGACCCTGTCGGTGGTGTTTGGGGTGCTGGTGTGTGTCTCTCCGTACCCCTCCATCTTCATCGTCATGCGCTTCTGTCTGGCAGCAGCCAGTGCGGGAGTGTACCTCACTCTGTACATCACTC GTCTGGAGCTGTGTGAGCCGTCTCTGAGGCTGCTGGGGACCATGCTGGCTGGCCTGATGACTGTAGCcggggagctgctgctgctggccgtCGCCCTGGGCTGCCAGTCCTGGAGGGGCCTGCTGGGAGCCGGCGCTGCCCCGCTAACGCTCTTCCTCAGTTACGG CATTCCTGGGGTATTTCCAGAGTCTCCTCGCTGGCTCCTTCTGTCAGAGAGATGTGCTGACATGAACTCCTTCAGCGAGAGACGAAACTCCAACAGAGATGTGAGGGACGATGAGAGCTTCACAG agctggattCAGAGCCGGCCCcctcctcacacccccaccTGTCCTTCCCCGAGCTCTTCCACAGCAGGAACATCTGGAAGAACATGTGCGTGCTCGGCTTCACCTC ATTCATCTCTCATGGCATTAGTCACTGTTACAGCTCTTTCCGAGGTGACGTCAGAGGCACGGCCCCCAGCTTCTATTGGACgtatctgctgtctgtgtgtgcgggGGGCGGTGCCTGGCTGTTGCTCTGGGTGACAGTAGACAGGTGCGGTCGCCGTGGCATCCTGCTCCTCTCCATGACAATGACGGGGCTGGCCTCTTTGATCCTCCTGGGACTCATGGAGT ACCTCAGTGAGACGGCCATCACAGTCTTCTCAGTGCTGGGTCTCTTCTCCTCCCAGGCCACCGCCTCCCTCTGCATCCTCTTCACTGCAGAGATCATGCCCACCATCATCAG GGGCAGCGGTGTGGGCGCAGTGCTCGCCCTGGGCTGCGTGGGCCGCCTCAGCTCCCCGCTCATGGACCTGAGGAACCACTACGGTTACTTCCTGCACCACGTGGTCTACTCCTCTCTGGCCCTGCTGGCCGTGCtgtccatcctgctgctgcccgAAAGCAAGAGGAAGCCGCTGCCCCAGACGCTGGCCGACGGGGAGCAGTACAGACGCCCCCCACTgggcaggagaaggagggacaATGTGCCTCTGCTGGCCACGCCCAACCCAGAGACCTAA
- the cebp1 gene encoding CCAAT/enhancer binding protein (C/EBP) 1 gives MMSDSRVSSVIQEWAYQSQAHTQGLNPTTSNHAGSTNQLAQMDMLPYSQHQGLMRGSTDDRVAEQMMGLPYLPYTSSCLSNTSSAGSTNHHQSHANTQQDFSSFLLPTLRAPVNKRSISKDSAEYRLRRERNNIAVRKSRDKARRRIMLTQQRAQQLQEENQKLQMRIGQLTQELDTLKHILSQRHLHGAEDGAAGESNI, from the exons ATG ATGTCTGATTCCAGGGTGTCATCTGTCATCCAGGAGTGGGCATACCAGAGTCAGGCCCACACCCAGGGCCTGAACCCCACCACTTCCAACCACGCTGGATCCACCAATCAGCTGGCTCAGATGGACATGCTACCATACAGCCAGCACCAAGGTCTGATGAGAGGGAGCACTGATGACAGAGTGGCGGAGCAGATGATGGGACTGCCTTACCTGCCGTATACCTCTTCCTGTCTCAGCAACACCTCGAGCGCAGGGAGCACAAACCACCACCAGAGCCACGCCAACactcagcag GacttctcttccttcctcctgccAACTCTGCGGGCCCCGGTAAACAAGAGGAGCATCAGCAAGGACAGTGCAGAGTACCGCCTGCGACGCGAGAGGAACAACATTGCTGTGAGAAAGAGCCGGGACAAGGCCCGCAGGAGGATCATGCTGACCCAGCAGAGggcccagcagctgcaggaggaaaaccagaagctgcagatgaggaTAGGGCAGCTGACACAGGAGCTggacacactcaaacacatccTGTCACAGAGGCACCTGCATGGAGCTGAGGACGGGGCTGCAGGGGAATCTAATATCTAG